Genomic window (Streptomyces sp. SLBN-31):
TCGAGGTCGATGCCGGGTATGCGCAGCTCGCGGTCGGCCGTCGCACCCGTCGAGAAGATCACGGCGTCGTAAAAGGCGCGCAGGTCGTCGAGGCTGATGTCGTTCGGGTAGTCGACGTTGCCGAACAGCCGGATCTGCGGCTTGTCGAGCACCTGGTGCAGGGCCGTGACGATGCCCTTGATGCGGGGGTGGTCGGGGGCGACGCCGTAGCGGATCAGCCCGAACGGCGCGGGCATGCGCTCGAAGATGTCGATGGACACACCGGGCTCGGCGGCCACGTCGGACTTGAGCAACGCGTCGGCGGCGTAGATCCCGGCGGGGCCGGCACCGACGATGGCTACCCGCAGGGGGCGGGGCATGATCAGGTTCCCTTCGAGCGGCGAAAAGATCGACTCGAACAGGAAGCCTAAGTTAAGGCAAGCCTAAGTCGGTACGCGGGTCCGGTCTATGGGCTCATAAGCCGGGTTTATGAGCCCATAGAGGCCGGTCCTTCGGTGGCGTCAGCCGATGTGGTAGCTGTCGCCGTAGACCTTCCAGTCCAGTGGCGTGTTCAGGCACAGGTTGCCCTTGCGCAGGAAGACGCGCTGCTCGGTGTCGACCCGGGTGGTGTCGCTGTGGGCCTCCTCCTGCTTCATCGCCCACACCCGCGCGTCCAGGAAGGCGTTGAGGTACGTCACCTCATCGCCGCCCTGCGCCGGCGGCTTCGCCTTGTTCAGGGCGCGCTTGCGTATGTTGCGGAAGCTGGTGGGGTCGTCGCCGTCGCCGTGCATGACGATGGCGTCGTAGTACGCGAACTGCCCCAGCGTGCCGATGCCGTCCGCCTTGCCCTGCTTGACGGCGGGCTTGAAGTAGACGCGGTCGCGCTCGTCGTTCTGCGCCTGCTGGAACGCGGTGTCCTGGGCCGCCTTGCGCCAGTCCTTGGGGAAGTTCGGGTCGAGGCCGTCGTGCGAGTCGGAGCCGTTCACCTCGCGCAGGGCCGGCAGGTACTTGGCGAGGACGTTTCCGGGCTTGCGGTCGGTGTAGAGCTGGACCAGGTCGAGCATGTCGCCGGTGCCCGAACAGAAGCCGATGATCCCGGCGGTGTAGCCCCGTCCGTCACCGATGTCCTCGATGTACTTGTACTGCGCCTTCCAGTCGAGCGAGGAGTTCTCCGCGCTCGACACCAACTTCATCGCGATCTCCTTCTTGGCGGGGTCGTCCAGCCCCACGCAGCCCGCGGCGGCCGGGGACGCCGAGGCGTGGGAGGGGCGCAGCAGCAGCGGGGCCGCCGCCAGGGAGGCGCCGAACAGGGCGAGGAGGGTGCGGCGCGAGGTGTGGACGGCGGTGCCGTCGGAAGCGTCTCTCACGGGTGCTCCAAAGGGGAGTGGGGGGTGGGGAGTTGGCCGTACTTCACTCTGATAGGAAGGTTTCCTATCAGAAGCTGGCCGTGAGGAACACCCACCGCGGAGAACTTGGCGGGGAACCGGGAGAACTTCGTAGGGAACGACGAAGGACGTCCGCTCAGGGCAGCGGCTGCTCGGCCCAGATGACCTTGCCCGCCGGCGTGTACCGCGTCCCCCAGCGCTCGGCGAGCTGGGCCACCAGGAACAGCCCCCGGCCGCCCTCGTCGGTCATCGCCGCATACCGCAGATGCGGAGAGGTGCTGCTGCTGTCGAAGACCTCGCAGATCAGGGTGCGGTCGAACAGCACGCGTACGTGGATGGGATCGGCGCCGTAACGAATCGCGTTGGTGACCAGCTCGCTCAGGATCAGCTCCGTACTGAACTCCAGCTCGTCGAGCCCCCACCGCTCCAACTGCCGGTTCAGCGCGGCCCGCACCCCGGCGACGGCCGCCGGGTCCGGCGGTACGTCCCACTCGGCGACGCGGTCGGCGGGCAGGGCCCGGGTGCGGGCGACGATCAGCGCGACGTCGTCGCTGGGCTTCGCCGGCAGTTGCGCCTCCAGTACGGCCCGGCAGGTCTCCTCCGGCGACTTGCCCGCCCGCTCCAGCGCGCCGCGCAGCATGTCGAGTCCCTCGTCGATGTCCCGCTCCCGGTTCTCCACCAGCCCGTCGGTGTACAGGACGAGACGGCTGCCCTCCTCCAGCGCCAGCTCGGCCGTCTCGAACGGCAGACCGCCGAGCCCCAGCGGGGGACCGGCCGGCACGTCCGGGAACGTGACGCTGCCGTCCGGCCGGACGAGGGCCGGCGGGGGATGGCCCGCGCGGGCGACGGTGCAGCTCCGGGCCACCGGGTCGTAGATCGCGTACAGGCAGGTCGCGCCGGTGATCGGGGCGCTGCCGTCGTGGGCCGCCTCGTCCTGGTCGATGCGGGCGACCAACTCGTCCAGCAGCGCCACCAGTTCGTCGGGCGGCAGGTCCAGCGCGGAGAAGTTGTGCACCGCCGTGCGCAGCCGGCCCATCGTGGCCGCCGCGTACAGGCCGTGCCCCACGACATCGCCCACCACGAGCGCGACCCGCGCCCCCGACAGCGGCAGTACGTCGAACCAGTCGCCGCCCACCCCGGCCTGCGCGGGCAGGTACCGGTAGGCGATGTCCAGGGCCGACTGCTCGGGCAGGCGGCGCGGGAGCAGACTCCGCTGCAGCGTCACGGCCATGCTGTGCTCGCGCGTGTAGCGGCGCGCGTTGTCGATGGAGACCGCGGCCCGCGCCACCAGCTCCTCGGCGAGGGCCAGCTCCTCCGTGTCGAACGGCTCGGGCTTCTCCGAGCGCCAGAAGCTGACCACGCCCAGCAACAGGGACCCGGCACGCAGCGGCACGGTGATCAGCGAGTGGATGCCGTAGTCCACTACCTGGGCGGTCCGCTCCAGGTCCTGGGCGTGCCAGCCCATCGCCAGGTCGAGGTCCGGTTCCAGCACCGCCTGCTCGGTGCGCAGGCTGCGGGCCTGCGGCGAGGTGTCGACGAACCTGAGCTGCCGGCCCACCGGGTACAGCGGCGCGTCCTCGCGGATCCCGCTCACCGCGGTACGGCGCAGGGGCGTCACCGCCTCCGGCTGGCCGCCGCCGAGCACCGCGTCGAACAGGTCGACGGTCGCGAAGTCCGCGAACCGGGGCACGGCCAGCTCGGCCAGCTCCTGGGCGGTGCGGGTGACGTCCAGGCTGGTGCCGATCCCCACCCCCGCGTCGTACAGCATCTCCAGGCGTTCGCGAGCCGCCTCCGCTCGGCCGGACAGGGCACGCAGCTCGGTCGAGTCACGCAAGGTCGCGACACTGCCCGGCGGGCCGCCCTGGACGTCGGTGGGGCGCTGGTTGACCGCCAGCAGCCGGTCCTTGACCAGGTGCACCTCGTCCGTGGCGACACGGCCGGAGGCCAGCAGGTCGGCGGTGTCCGCGGGCAGGCCCAGCTCCAGGACGTGCCGGCCCTCGGCGTCCTCGGGGAGGTCGAGCAGCCGGTGCGCCTCGTCGTTGGCGAGCAGCAGCCGCCCCTCGTCCGTGGCGATGAGCACGCCCTCGCGCACCGCGTGGAGTACGGCGTCGTGGTGCTCGTACATGCGGGTCATCTCGTGCGGCCCGAGTCCGTGCGTCTGCCGCAGCAGACGTCTGCTCACCAGTGCCGTGCCGCCCGTGGCGAGGGCGAGTGCGACGGCGGCGGCCAGCAGGACGAGCGGCAGCTGACGGTTGGCGGCGCCGCCGATGTTCCTGGTGGTGACGCCGGCCGACACCAGGCCCACCACCTTGCCGTCGGGCGCGGTGACCGGCACGACCGCCTGGTCCAGCCGCCCGATCGTCCCGTTGACCTCCTCGACCACCGTCTTGCCGGCCAGCGCGGGCGCGATCGTGCCGACGAACTTCTTGCCGATGCGGTTCGGTTTGGGGTGGGTGTAGCGGATGCCGTCGGTGTTCATGACGACGATGAAGTCCACGCCGGTCGCCTTGCGGGCCGCCTCCGCCCGGGGCTGGAGGATCACCGTGGGACGCGGGCTGCTCAACGCCTCGCGGGTGCCCGGCGCGTTGGCGAAGGCCTGGGCGACCGCGACCGACCGTTTGCGGGCCTCCTGGGTGCTGTCGTGCCGCGCCTGCAGGTACAGCGACACCACCGCGGCGACCACCAGCAGCAGCACGATCACCACTTGCAGGACGAACACCTGCCCGGCGACGCTCCGCCCGGTCAGCGTCGACCGCAGTCTCCCCGTCCGCTTCTGCTCCGCGCTCTCCGTGCGCCCGCCCGCGCCGACCGCCGCGCCCCGGGCCCGCCGCCTGTGCGTCGCGCGGGCATGGTCGGCCACGCGCCGGGCACGGGGACCGCCGGGCCGGTGCGGGGACCGGCTCCCGGAGCGGTCCGGAAGTCGGACCATGTGCCCATGTCTACACTGCCGGGCCCCGGGAGGCGAGGGGCGTCACAGAGGGTGACAAGGCGGCATTCCGAGGGAAAGCGGTATCACCGAGGGGGTGCGGCGGTGCCGCGGGGGCGTTGTTCCGCGGTCCCGCACGGGCGCGGTCCCGCGATCCGGTGGGGTGATCGGGCGCCCGTGCGGTGGCGCCTGCGAGTGCGTGTGGGCGCGGTCTCGCGGTTCTGTGCGGTGGCGTCCGCGGACGCGTGAGGGCTCGGTTCCGGGGTCCCTTGTGGTGGCGTCCCGCGAGCGCGGTTTCGTGGTCCCTTGTGGTGGCGTCTCGCGAGCGCGTGCGGGCGCGGTTTCGTGGTCCTGTGTGTTGGCGTCTGCGGTCCGCCTGCGGGGTGCTGTCCGCGATGGCGGACGGGCGCGGACTGGCCGGTCCCGTGCGGTGGCGTTTACGGACCCGTGCGGGCGCGGTCTCGCGGGTCTTGCGCGTTGGCGTCTGCGGACGCGCGAGGGCTCCGTCCCGTGCTCTGTTGGAGTGGCGGCCCGCGAGCCCGTGCGGGCGTTGTCTCTAGGTCCGGTGCGGCGTCGGCAATCCGTGCGGGCGGTGGCGAAGAGCCGCGGAAAGCGGCGGCGAGAATCGTCTGAGGTCGGCGGTGAAGAGCCCTGGGGCCGCTGGTGACGGAGCCTCGGAGGACAGCGGCGCACGCCCGCCGGGGGCCGGGATGTACGCCAAGGGGCAGCAGTGGATTCCGGGCGGCGTGGGGTGAACGCCTCCGGGGATGGCGGTGAACTCCCGGGCCAGCGGTGAATGTCGCGTGGCCCGGGTGCACGCCCACGGGGACGGTGGTGAAAGCCACGGGGCAGCGGTGAACTCCCGGGCCAGCGGTGAATGTCGCGTGGCCCGGGGTGCACGCCCACGGGGACGGTGGTGAGAGCCACGGGGCAGCGGTGTACGCCCCCGGGGCAACGGTGGATTCCGCGTCGCCTGGGGTGCACGCCCCGGGGACGGCGGTGAACACCACGGGCAGCGGTGTACGCCCCCGGTCACTCGTGAATCCCCCGCGGCAGCGGTGTACGCCCCCGGCCACTCGTTAATCCCCCGCGGTAGCGGTAGATGCCCCCGGCCGCCCGTTAATCCCCCGCGGCAGCGGTGACGGCCCCCACGCCTCCCCTGAGGCAAAGCCCGTCAGGTCGGGGGGCGTAGGGGATGGACGGTGCCTCGGCGGTGGTTGCGGGCCGCTACTCGGCGGGTGGCCAGGAGGAGGGCGATGTCGTCGGGGCGGTCGGCGGTGTGCCGGGCCTTGGCGGTGAGCCGGTCGGCGACCCCGGCGAGGGGACGCCGGCCCGGACGCGCGGCGGAGGCCCCCGCCCTGGCCAGGGCGACGCGGAGCGCGGTGATGCCCTCGTCGATGTCGACGCCGGGCCGTTCGACGAGCCCGTCCGTGTACAGCGCGAGCACGGCGCCGGGCTCGATCAGCAGCTCGGTGACCGGGTAGCGGGCGTGTGGGTCCACCCCGAGCACCACGCCGCCGGGCAGGTCCACGACCTCCGTATGGCCGTCGGGGCGGCGCAGCAACGGCGGCGGGTGCCCGGCGTTCGCCGCCCGGGCCAGTCCCGAGGCCGGATCCAGCCGGATGTAGCAGCAGCTGGCGAACTGGCCGGGGTCGAGGTCGATGAGCAGATGGTTGATGCCGCTCAGCACCTCGTCGGGCGGCCGGTCGCCGAGCGCGAACGCCCTCACCGCGCTGCGCAGTTGCCCCATGGTGGCCGCGGCCGACACCCCGTGCCCCTGGACGTCGCCGATCACCAGCGCCAGACCGTCACCGGCCTCCACGACGTCGTACCAGTCGCCGCCCACCTCCATGCCCTGGGTGCCCGGCAGATAGCGCCCGGCGGTGTCGACCTGCGGATGGACGGACAGCCGGCGGGGGAGGAGGGCCTGCTGCAGCCCCCGGGCCAGCGCTGCCTCGCTCTCGTAGCGCTGCGCCTTCTCCATGGCGTGGGCGATCAGCCCGGCGAGCGCGGTGAGCACGGCCCGCTCCTCGGTGCTGAACGTGCGCGGTGTGTCGAAGCCCAGGATGCAGGAGCCGACCGGCCGGCCGGAGGCGATCAGCGGCAGGAAGGCGCGCGCTCCGCGCGTGGCGTCCAGCGGTATGCCGGGGTAGGCCTCCGTCAGCTGCTGCATCGAGTCGAAGAACAGCGGCCGGCCGCTGGTCAGCGTCTCCACACCGGGCAGATGGGCGTCCAGCCCCACGCCCTCGAAGGGGGTCAGGAAGCCTTTCGGGAAGCCGTTCTCCCAGGCCAGGTAGAGATGCCGGTCCTGCAGGAGGTAGATGGCGAGGCGACGGCCGCCGAACGCGGGCAGCAGCTCCCGCATGACCACGGCCGCCACCTGGCGCGCCGTGACCGCCTCGGTGAGCGCGATGGCCAGGACGATGGGCCGGTACAGCGGAGCCAGTGACGCGGCGCGGGGCGCCGCATCGGGGACCGTCTCTTCGGGCTCGGCCGGGGGAGGCAGCCCGGCGGCCTCGGCGACCCGGCTCGCCGGGCGGAAGGTGCACGCCAGGACGTCGGGCCCCGGAAAGACGCACACATCGAGCCAGGCGCCCTCGTACGGCGCTCCGCCCACCTCCTCCTCCGAGGGCGGGGTGGCGCTTCCGAGGGCCGGGCGGGCCACGTGGAAGCGCACCGGGTCCGGAGAGAGCAGGGCGCCGCGCAGGTGGTCCTCGCAGGTCGGCTGGTTCAGCCAGGGCACCCCCTCCCACAGCGAGCGGCCGAGCAGCTCGGCCCGGGGGCGGTGCAGGAGCTGTGCGGCGCGCGGGTTGGCGTAGTGGATCACGCCCAGCCGGTCCAGGCACAGGATTCCGTCCGGCAGCAGGTCGGCCGCCGCGTCGGCCGCCGCCCCGGGGCCCGGATCCACGACGAAGCCCCGGACCGGGTGAGCGCCCGAGGGCGTGCCGGGCGGAGAGGGCGCGGCGTACGGGCTCCACAGCTCCACCAGCCGCAGCGCCTCGTCCGCGGCCCGCACGTACAGCGGCAGCGGCGGCGGTCTGCCCGCCGCCGTCTCCCGCAGCGCGGCCAACACCCGTGACGGGTCGGCCGGGGCCACGGCCTCGGCGAGCGCGTGCACACCCGGGCCGAACTCCTCGGCCGGCACCCCCAGCAGCGCGGGCAGCCGTTCGTCGACGGTCACCACGTCGGTCACCGGGTCCCAGGCGAACCCGCCGGCCCGTCCGGCCGGCGGGCGGGTGCCGGGCGGCCGCACGCACACGGGCTCGCCGTCCCAGGCGACGGGCGGGCCGCCCCTGCCGCTCTCCAGCCGCAGCAAGGTCGCGCCCAGGTCCTCGGCCAGGGCCACCAGGCGGTCGCGGTGGTGCATCAGCTCGGCGGCGTCCGCGGCGGAGGGGCGCAGCACGGTCAGTACGCCGTAAGTGGTTCCCGCGCCCACCACCGGGACGTAGAGGGATCCGAACTGGAACGGCAGCCCCGCGGCGAACTGCGGGTAGCGGCGCATCGTCTCGGTGGCGTTCGGCAGGACCACCTGGACGCCGAGCCGGTAGGCGTCGGCCACCGGGAACGGCCGGTCGACGTGCATCCGCCACCAGGGCCGGAACAGCTGGCCGGGCAGTCCCGCGAGCACCGCCAGCCGCAGCAGTCCGGGCGTGCCGGAGCGCAGATAGATGCCCCCGGAATGGCCGCCGGCCACGCCGATCGCCTCTTCCGAGGCGTCGATCAGCAGCGTGGACAGCTGCCCGGACGTCCGGTGTGCCTCCTCCGCGCTCCCAGTCATCGGCCCTACCTCGTCCGTGCCGCCCTAGGCCCCGTCGTCAGATCCCCGCCCGCCCGGAGGCGCCCGGCGCCCGCTCCTCCGGAGGGCACACCCTCAGTGGCGTTCCCGAACCACCCACGTGGCTCCTCCTCCACGCTCGAATGCACTTGCGCGGCGGCACCCCCGTCGAGGGCGCCCCGGCGCCTTGCGATCGCACGCACCAGACACCTCCGGGCCGTCCTCCGGACGGACGACGGGAATTCGACGACAGGGCCTTGCGGATGACACAGCAAGAATGCGCCACCAGGGGCCTCGGGCGCACCCGGGCGGACAGTGTGGATCCGGCGACGAGAGCGAGACAGGCGTCGCGGGGGACCGCGCCGAGTGCCCCCAGGGGCACCCCGGCAGGCCCGGACCAGGGGCTTTTACGCCGACCGGGTGAGGCTCGCGCGCCCGGGCGGGGCGCGCCCGGCGGGATCTCCCGAGCGGCCCACGTCCCGTACCGAGTGCCACGGGGACGTCGAGGTGGCCGGAATACGGTTCCCGGCGGCGCGAGGAACGTGGCCGAGGAGCATGCCCTGGGCTGCTCGGCGGACCGGCCGGAAGATTGTCGTGGCCCGGCCGGAACGGCGATGCAGCGTTCCGGCGTTCCCGGTCCCGCCGGCTTGCGGGAGCCTGTGCGGGAGCTTGTAGAACCTCTTGTGGGAGCGCTCCCAGAGCGTCAGGATGCTGGGGTGACCCCGACTCCCATCGTCCGTCCGTACCGGCTCGAGGACCGCGAGGCCCTCGACGACATCTGCGTCCGTACCGCCCATGTCGGCCAGGACAGCCGGGGCGTCCACGCGGACCCCTCGATCTTCCCGGCGACCTTCGCGGCGCCCTACGTCCACCTGGAACCGGAGCTGGCGTTCGTCCTCGACGACGGTCACGGGCAGGCGGTCGGCTACATCCTGGGCACCGCCGACACCCCCCGCTTCGTCGCGGAGTTCCGAGCCAAGTGGCTGCCCCTCGTCGCGGAGCGCCACCCGGAGCCCGCCGGGCCGCCGGAGACCCCCGACGAGGCGATCGTCCTGCTGCTGCACCGGCCCGAGCGGATGATCGTCCCCGAAGTCGCCGCCTACCCCGCCCACCTGCACATCGACCTGCTCCCCGACTGGCAGGGCCGCGGGCACGGCCGTGCGCTGATGCGCACCTTCCTGCAGGCGCTGCGGGACCGGGACGTGGCGGCGGTCCACCTCACCATGGTCACGGCCAACACCCCGGCCCGGGCCTTCTACGACCGCATGGGCTTCCACGAGATCGAGGTGCCCGACCCCGGCCCGGTCACGTATCTCGGGCGCACGACGGGGGACTTGGACGCCCTGTGAGGTGCCGTACGGCCGTCAGATCCAGGTGTCCAGCCACATCCGCGCGTGCCAGTCGGCGTAGGGGATCGCCCGGCCCGCGTACAAGGGGAAGAAGTAGATGAAGCTCCAGGCGATGAGCAGCACCAGTGCCCCCGCGGCCACCGCGCCCACCACACGCCGTCCCTCACTCGACCGCGGCGGTCCCAGCAGGGCGCCCACCAGCATCGCGACGGCCAGACACAGGTACGGCACGAAGGCGACGGCGTAGAAGGAGAAGATCGTCCGGTCCTGGAAGCCGAACCAGGGCAGGTAGCCGGCCGCCACCGCGCACAGCACGGCCCCCGCCCGCCAGTCGCGGCGCAACGCCCACCGGAAGAGCAGGTAGACCAGCGCGGCGCAGGCCGTCCACCACAGCAGCGGCGTGCCCAACGCGAGGATCTCCTGGGGGCAGGGGGAAGTGCCGTGACAGCCCTGCTGCCCCGGCTGCGGGGTCTCGTAGTAGAAGGACACGGGACGGCCGAGGATCAGCCAACTCCAGGGATTCGACTGGTACTTGTGCGGCGAGTGCAGGTTCACGTTGAACTGGTAGACGAGGTACTCGTAGTGCCACAGGCTGCGCAGCGGGGCCGGGACCCACCCCCAGGGGCCGCCACGGCCGTCCGCCCAGTGCCGGGCGTAGCCCTTGGCGGACAGGAACCACCCCGTCCAGGTGGCCAGGTACGTCACCAGGGCGACCGGTATCAGGGACAGCACGGACCAGCCGAGGTCCCTGCGCAGGGCCGAGTGGTACGGGCGGTGCGCGCCGGCGACCCGGCGTGCGCCGACGTCCCACAGCAGGGTCAGAGCGGTGAAGAAGACCAGGAAGTACAGGCCGTTCCACTTGCTGGAGGCCGCCAGCCCCAGGAACACGCCGGCCGCGAGCCGCCACGGGCGCAGGCCCAGGCGTGTGTGCGTGCCCGTGTCGTGGTCGGGCCCGGCCGAGCCGTCCTCGCGCGGCGGCAGCGCGGCCGCGAGCCGGGCCCGGGACCGGTCGCGGTCGATCAGCAGACAGCCGAACGCCGCCAGCGCGAAGAACATGACGACGATGTCGAGCAGCGCGGTGCGGCTCATCACGAAGTGCAGACCGTCGACGGCCATCAGCGCCCCGGCCAGGCAGCCCAGCGCCGTGGACCGGAACAGCCGGCGCCCGATGCGGCACAGCATGAGGACCGACAGCGTGCCGAGCACCGCCGTCATGAACCGCCAGCCGAACGGGCCCAGCCCGAACAGCCCCTCCCCGAGGGCGATCACCCACTTGCCCACCGGCGGGTGCGCGACGAAGGAGGCGGTGTCGGAGAGCGGGACGACCTGAGGGTGGGCCAGGAGTTGCGGGTCGGCGATCTTGCGGTCCGGCCAGGTCCCCTCGTAGCCGAACCGCAGCATCGACCAGGCGTCCTTGGCGTAGAACGTCTCGTCGAAGACGACCGCCCGGGGCTGCCCCAGCCGCCAGAAGCGGAGCACCCCGGCGAAGACGGCCACGAGGACCGGCCCGAGCCAGCCCATCGCGGCGCCCGTCCGAGAGGTGGGCCCGGGGAAGGGCGGCACCAGACGTTCGCGGGTGTCGGGTCGGGGGAGGGCCAGGTAGCCGAACCGCCGCAGTCGCTCGGCCCATGCGGTGGCCTCGGGCACGACGGCCGTGCGCACGTCTTCGTCGACGCCGGTGTCACTGGTCATCCGGTCATCGTAGGGAACGCGCGTACGAGCCGTGACGATCTCCCGGACAGTGACAGCGCTGATCCACAACCGCCGTGCCACGGCGTCTGTTTCACTGGGCGGATGCTCTCCCGTCCCGCCCTGATCGTCGTCAGCGGCCCGCCCGGAAGCGGCAAGACGACCCTCGCCCACGAGCTCGCCCGCCTGGTGGGCTGCCCGGCCGTCTGCCGGGACGAGATCAAGGAGGGCATGGTCCACGCGACGCCCGGCTTCGTGCCCGGCCCCGGGGACGAGCTGAGCACGCGCACGCTGTCCACGTTCTTCGACGTCCTCGAACTGCTCCTGCGGGCCGGCGTGACCACCGTCGCGGAGGCGGCGTTCCAGGACCGCCTCTGGCGCCCCGGCCTGCGACCGCTGCTGGACCTCGC
Coding sequences:
- a CDS encoding dolichyl-phosphate-mannose--protein mannosyltransferase, coding for MTSDTGVDEDVRTAVVPEATAWAERLRRFGYLALPRPDTRERLVPPFPGPTSRTGAAMGWLGPVLVAVFAGVLRFWRLGQPRAVVFDETFYAKDAWSMLRFGYEGTWPDRKIADPQLLAHPQVVPLSDTASFVAHPPVGKWVIALGEGLFGLGPFGWRFMTAVLGTLSVLMLCRIGRRLFRSTALGCLAGALMAVDGLHFVMSRTALLDIVVMFFALAAFGCLLIDRDRSRARLAAALPPREDGSAGPDHDTGTHTRLGLRPWRLAAGVFLGLAASSKWNGLYFLVFFTALTLLWDVGARRVAGAHRPYHSALRRDLGWSVLSLIPVALVTYLATWTGWFLSAKGYARHWADGRGGPWGWVPAPLRSLWHYEYLVYQFNVNLHSPHKYQSNPWSWLILGRPVSFYYETPQPGQQGCHGTSPCPQEILALGTPLLWWTACAALVYLLFRWALRRDWRAGAVLCAVAAGYLPWFGFQDRTIFSFYAVAFVPYLCLAVAMLVGALLGPPRSSEGRRVVGAVAAGALVLLIAWSFIYFFPLYAGRAIPYADWHARMWLDTWI
- a CDS encoding N-acetyltransferase; the encoded protein is MTPTPIVRPYRLEDREALDDICVRTAHVGQDSRGVHADPSIFPATFAAPYVHLEPELAFVLDDGHGQAVGYILGTADTPRFVAEFRAKWLPLVAERHPEPAGPPETPDEAIVLLLHRPERMIVPEVAAYPAHLHIDLLPDWQGRGHGRALMRTFLQALRDRDVAAVHLTMVTANTPARAFYDRMGFHEIEVPDPGPVTYLGRTTGDLDAL
- a CDS encoding AAA family ATPase — translated: MLSRPALIVVSGPPGSGKTTLAHELARLVGCPAVCRDEIKEGMVHATPGFVPGPGDELSTRTLSTFFDVLELLLRAGVTTVAEAAFQDRLWRPGLRPLLDLADIRVVHCRADARVVLHRRRRRLRDSPLRWAHAERSYDDPAQHARDYAAFDRVLLDVPSLEVDTTRGYDPALDEIAAFASARRT
- a CDS encoding SpoIIE family protein phosphatase, coding for MTGSAEEAHRTSGQLSTLLIDASEEAIGVAGGHSGGIYLRSGTPGLLRLAVLAGLPGQLFRPWWRMHVDRPFPVADAYRLGVQVVLPNATETMRRYPQFAAGLPFQFGSLYVPVVGAGTTYGVLTVLRPSAADAAELMHHRDRLVALAEDLGATLLRLESGRGGPPVAWDGEPVCVRPPGTRPPAGRAGGFAWDPVTDVVTVDERLPALLGVPAEEFGPGVHALAEAVAPADPSRVLAALRETAAGRPPPLPLYVRAADEALRLVELWSPYAAPSPPGTPSGAHPVRGFVVDPGPGAAADAAADLLPDGILCLDRLGVIHYANPRAAQLLHRPRAELLGRSLWEGVPWLNQPTCEDHLRGALLSPDPVRFHVARPALGSATPPSEEEVGGAPYEGAWLDVCVFPGPDVLACTFRPASRVAEAAGLPPPAEPEETVPDAAPRAASLAPLYRPIVLAIALTEAVTARQVAAVVMRELLPAFGGRRLAIYLLQDRHLYLAWENGFPKGFLTPFEGVGLDAHLPGVETLTSGRPLFFDSMQQLTEAYPGIPLDATRGARAFLPLIASGRPVGSCILGFDTPRTFSTEERAVLTALAGLIAHAMEKAQRYESEAALARGLQQALLPRRLSVHPQVDTAGRYLPGTQGMEVGGDWYDVVEAGDGLALVIGDVQGHGVSAAATMGQLRSAVRAFALGDRPPDEVLSGINHLLIDLDPGQFASCCYIRLDPASGLARAANAGHPPPLLRRPDGHTEVVDLPGGVVLGVDPHARYPVTELLIEPGAVLALYTDGLVERPGVDIDEGITALRVALARAGASAARPGRRPLAGVADRLTAKARHTADRPDDIALLLATRRVAARNHRRGTVHPLRPPT
- a CDS encoding chitosanase, translated to MRDASDGTAVHTSRRTLLALFGASLAAAPLLLRPSHASASPAAAGCVGLDDPAKKEIAMKLVSSAENSSLDWKAQYKYIEDIGDGRGYTAGIIGFCSGTGDMLDLVQLYTDRKPGNVLAKYLPALREVNGSDSHDGLDPNFPKDWRKAAQDTAFQQAQNDERDRVYFKPAVKQGKADGIGTLGQFAYYDAIVMHGDGDDPTSFRNIRKRALNKAKPPAQGGDEVTYLNAFLDARVWAMKQEEAHSDTTRVDTEQRVFLRKGNLCLNTPLDWKVYGDSYHIG
- a CDS encoding SpoIIE family protein phosphatase/ATP-binding protein, with amino-acid sequence MVRLPDRSGSRSPHRPGGPRARRVADHARATHRRRARGAAVGAGGRTESAEQKRTGRLRSTLTGRSVAGQVFVLQVVIVLLLVVAAVVSLYLQARHDSTQEARKRSVAVAQAFANAPGTREALSSPRPTVILQPRAEAARKATGVDFIVVMNTDGIRYTHPKPNRIGKKFVGTIAPALAGKTVVEEVNGTIGRLDQAVVPVTAPDGKVVGLVSAGVTTRNIGGAANRQLPLVLLAAAVALALATGGTALVSRRLLRQTHGLGPHEMTRMYEHHDAVLHAVREGVLIATDEGRLLLANDEAHRLLDLPEDAEGRHVLELGLPADTADLLASGRVATDEVHLVKDRLLAVNQRPTDVQGGPPGSVATLRDSTELRALSGRAEAARERLEMLYDAGVGIGTSLDVTRTAQELAELAVPRFADFATVDLFDAVLGGGQPEAVTPLRRTAVSGIREDAPLYPVGRQLRFVDTSPQARSLRTEQAVLEPDLDLAMGWHAQDLERTAQVVDYGIHSLITVPLRAGSLLLGVVSFWRSEKPEPFDTEELALAEELVARAAVSIDNARRYTREHSMAVTLQRSLLPRRLPEQSALDIAYRYLPAQAGVGGDWFDVLPLSGARVALVVGDVVGHGLYAAATMGRLRTAVHNFSALDLPPDELVALLDELVARIDQDEAAHDGSAPITGATCLYAIYDPVARSCTVARAGHPPPALVRPDGSVTFPDVPAGPPLGLGGLPFETAELALEEGSRLVLYTDGLVENRERDIDEGLDMLRGALERAGKSPEETCRAVLEAQLPAKPSDDVALIVARTRALPADRVAEWDVPPDPAAVAGVRAALNRQLERWGLDELEFSTELILSELVTNAIRYGADPIHVRVLFDRTLICEVFDSSSTSPHLRYAAMTDEGGRGLFLVAQLAERWGTRYTPAGKVIWAEQPLP